One window from the genome of uncultured Tateyamaria sp. encodes:
- a CDS encoding ShlB/FhaC/HecB family hemolysin secretion/activation protein, which produces MRLISCGGTFALAFALAGLAGAVQVAAQTQTPTASQITPDTLQPPLQRLNGAVVFTGQAGTQAPPGSEAIGITLSAVDLEGGLPQLAAENAALEAQLTRGRIPVSELFDATADLEAAYAREGFVLSRVILPQQRLRDGGRLRVVVVNGFIEEIDTSNVPENTRARIDRLTEPLVGKPGLTREELERQLLLAGDTPGTALKSALGPGEDEGGAKILLDPEFRPVTGFVGFGNPNDDDLGEVTFNTGIELNSPFRFGETIYLRASGAPQSFFGDDPRSRILAGGVVVPLGFTGLSFNAEFTNSRTTPDNPLVPTESEFDRQSLRLSYPFRRSRDINITGQVALDFQDDEQDFVAGDVSVPIFRDEITVLRLGGFVSYFHENDSVSEGGLTLSRGIDAFGARTAADAASSGLPLSRAGSDATFTKLVGFFSHRRGLTEDLSLSVAGRFQSSFGDALVNSEQFSMVGAGELSTFDSGTLRGDSGWVIRSELSTQTRVTLGGVPILLSPYLFAGIGQVTLEEPTAIEQRRTEGRAYGIGMDIFAQTDSSFRSSSLRIELGRGERDDGTSDETRFMVSGTFRY; this is translated from the coding sequence TTGCGACTCATCAGCTGCGGGGGCACTTTTGCCCTGGCTTTTGCACTGGCCGGATTGGCCGGAGCGGTGCAGGTGGCGGCACAGACACAAACGCCGACGGCCAGCCAGATTACCCCGGACACGCTTCAGCCGCCGTTGCAGCGCTTGAACGGTGCAGTGGTATTCACTGGCCAGGCCGGCACGCAGGCGCCACCCGGATCAGAGGCCATCGGCATCACCTTGTCTGCGGTCGATCTCGAGGGCGGGTTGCCACAGTTGGCAGCCGAGAACGCAGCCCTTGAGGCGCAACTGACGCGCGGGCGCATTCCGGTGTCGGAGTTGTTTGATGCGACGGCGGATCTGGAAGCGGCCTATGCCCGCGAGGGGTTTGTCCTGAGCCGGGTGATCCTGCCACAGCAGCGGTTGCGCGATGGCGGACGGCTGCGCGTCGTGGTGGTAAATGGCTTCATCGAAGAGATCGACACATCGAACGTGCCCGAGAACACGCGCGCCCGGATTGATCGGCTGACCGAACCGCTGGTGGGCAAGCCGGGTCTGACGCGTGAGGAACTGGAGCGCCAGTTGCTGTTGGCGGGCGACACGCCGGGCACCGCGTTGAAATCGGCCTTGGGTCCGGGTGAGGACGAGGGCGGGGCAAAGATCTTGCTGGACCCCGAGTTCCGCCCGGTGACCGGGTTCGTGGGTTTTGGCAACCCAAACGACGATGACCTGGGGGAGGTCACGTTTAACACGGGGATCGAGCTGAACAGCCCGTTCCGCTTTGGCGAGACCATCTATCTCAGAGCGTCGGGCGCGCCGCAGAGCTTCTTTGGTGATGATCCGCGCAGCCGCATTCTGGCGGGTGGCGTGGTGGTGCCTCTGGGTTTTACCGGTCTGTCGTTCAACGCAGAGTTTACGAACAGCCGGACAACCCCGGACAATCCGCTGGTACCCACGGAATCAGAATTTGATCGCCAGTCATTGCGCCTGAGTTATCCGTTCCGGCGGTCGAGGGACATCAACATCACGGGACAGGTGGCGCTGGATTTTCAGGACGATGAGCAGGATTTTGTGGCCGGTGACGTGTCGGTGCCCATTTTCCGCGACGAAATCACGGTGCTGCGGCTGGGCGGTTTCGTGTCCTACTTTCACGAAAACGATTCGGTGTCCGAGGGTGGTTTGACCCTGAGCCGCGGCATTGATGCGTTTGGCGCGCGCACTGCCGCGGACGCAGCTTCCAGCGGGCTTCCATTGTCGCGCGCGGGATCGGATGCGACGTTCACCAAGCTGGTCGGCTTTTTCTCGCACCGGCGGGGGCTGACAGAGGACCTGTCGCTGTCCGTCGCGGGCCGTTTCCAAAGCTCTTTCGGCGATGCGCTGGTCAATTCCGAGCAGTTCAGCATGGTTGGGGCAGGGGAGTTGTCCACCTTCGATTCCGGTACGCTGCGCGGTGACAGCGGCTGGGTCATCCGCTCGGAGCTGTCTACGCAGACAAGGGTTACTCTGGGCGGCGTTCCGATACTGCTGTCGCCCTATCTTTTTGCCGGTATCGGGCAGGTGACACTGGAAGAACCAACGGCCATTGAGCAGCGTCGGACTGAAGGCCGCGCCTACGGCATCGGCATGGATATTTTTGCACAAACCGATTCAAGTTTCAGATCAAGCAGCTTGCGCATTGAGCTTGGACGAGGAGAACGTGACGATGGGACATCGGACGAAACACGGTTCATGGTTTCCGGAACTTTCCGCTACTAA
- a CDS encoding calcineurin-like phosphoesterase C-terminal domain-containing protein, with the protein MAKDPTYIGSVETVRGDGDGADMARGTVFLDANRNSVLDAGEQGLPGVQVSNGREVVLTAEDGTYELPAYADMNLMVTKPAGYLTPVSADMVPQFAYIHKEEGSPDLRFGGIDPTGPLPQAVNFPLIEDVAGATFNCLVFGDAQAYTHREIGYVRDTAGQMLATADLSETECLIFAGDVMGDDLSLYPRFKSIIAVGQTPQYFVGGNHDIDFDAEDDKDSFDTFRREWGPEYYSFDIGDVHFVGLDNVRYPCNGVDPHPFCATDANHTYNGVITGRQLEWLENDLANVPQDKLIVLTAHIPFQTFTDNTAAKHQTDNLDELVAVLGDRPVLGLAGHTHTTENIEKGEHFEGWEEHTHVGPAPFHQIVTGGLSGSWWAGDLNAQGVPHSTQRLGSPRGFYELAFDGPDFVDTYRTFHTHADDQFHASFNTPRFREWADRLLTYRQLYARSFDQKPPVIRRDLGDMLMLSTADLDEGTWLTINVWNGSASSLVFASINGGDPLQATRTQTGTGEAKLRGPEYADPLALAKQATQGSVAARSVDGGDDTAGFTTWQGVPWRGEAGPFQGWMLTDNSHHLWRLDMPADLPVGTHTVEITVTDRHDRVYRETIAFEVVEELPNLEWQAQFWE; encoded by the coding sequence TTGGCCAAAGACCCAACTTACATTGGAAGCGTAGAAACCGTGCGCGGCGACGGAGACGGTGCGGACATGGCGCGCGGCACTGTATTCCTCGATGCCAATCGCAACTCTGTTCTGGATGCAGGTGAACAAGGTTTGCCCGGTGTGCAGGTGTCCAACGGACGTGAAGTGGTGCTGACCGCCGAAGACGGTACATATGAATTGCCGGCTTATGCAGACATGAACCTGATGGTCACGAAACCCGCAGGATACCTTACGCCCGTCAGCGCGGACATGGTGCCGCAATTCGCCTACATTCATAAGGAGGAAGGATCCCCTGATCTGCGGTTTGGCGGTATCGACCCCACCGGCCCCTTGCCTCAGGCTGTGAATTTCCCGTTGATCGAAGATGTGGCCGGCGCGACCTTCAACTGCCTCGTGTTCGGAGATGCCCAAGCCTACACCCACCGTGAGATCGGGTACGTGCGGGACACGGCGGGTCAAATGCTGGCCACCGCGGACCTGAGCGAAACAGAATGCCTGATCTTTGCAGGCGATGTCATGGGTGATGATCTGTCCCTTTACCCCCGCTTCAAGTCGATCATCGCGGTCGGGCAAACACCACAGTATTTCGTTGGTGGCAATCACGACATCGACTTTGATGCCGAAGATGACAAGGACAGCTTTGATACCTTCCGTCGCGAATGGGGCCCTGAATACTATTCGTTCGACATCGGGGACGTCCATTTCGTGGGCCTCGACAACGTCCGCTATCCTTGCAACGGCGTTGATCCGCATCCATTCTGTGCCACGGATGCAAATCACACGTATAACGGTGTGATCACGGGGCGGCAGCTTGAGTGGCTGGAGAATGACCTGGCCAACGTGCCTCAAGACAAGCTGATTGTTCTGACAGCCCATATCCCGTTTCAGACATTTACCGACAACACAGCTGCCAAACACCAGACCGACAACCTGGACGAACTGGTCGCAGTGCTGGGCGACCGCCCTGTCCTCGGGCTGGCAGGTCACACGCATACCACTGAAAACATTGAGAAAGGCGAGCACTTTGAAGGGTGGGAAGAGCATACGCATGTTGGTCCCGCGCCGTTCCATCAGATTGTCACCGGTGGATTGTCGGGCAGTTGGTGGGCCGGAGACCTGAACGCACAAGGTGTGCCGCACAGCACCCAACGTTTGGGCAGCCCGCGTGGGTTCTACGAACTTGCCTTTGATGGTCCTGACTTTGTCGACACGTACCGCACCTTTCACACCCATGCGGACGACCAGTTTCACGCATCCTTCAACACCCCGCGTTTTCGCGAATGGGCTGACCGCCTGCTGACATATCGCCAGCTTTACGCCAGATCGTTTGACCAAAAGCCCCCGGTCATCCGACGTGATCTGGGCGACATGCTGATGCTGAGCACTGCCGATCTGGACGAAGGCACATGGTTGACGATCAATGTCTGGAATGGGTCTGCGTCATCGCTTGTCTTTGCCAGCATCAACGGAGGGGACCCATTGCAGGCGACACGCACGCAAACTGGCACAGGCGAGGCAAAGCTGCGTGGGCCTGAATATGCGGACCCGCTGGCATTGGCCAAGCAGGCCACGCAAGGCTCTGTCGCAGCCCGGTCTGTGGATGGCGGGGATGACACTGCCGGGTTCACCACGTGGCAGGGCGTCCCGTGGCGTGGTGAAGCGGGTCCGTTTCAGGGTTGGATGCTGACCGACAACAGCCATCACCTGTGGCGGCTTGATATGCCCGCTGATCTGCCGGTTGGCACGCACACGGTTGAAATCACGGTGACTGACCGCCACGATCGCGTTTACCGTGAGACAATCGCCTTTGAAGTTGTTGAGGAATTGCCCAACCTGGAATGGCAGGCGCAATTCTGGGAGTAA
- a CDS encoding glycosyltransferase family 2 protein, giving the protein MNVCAITMVYRDYFALTQWVRHYSKQVGIENLFIVAHGHDPKVNDIASGANIWTIPRDNLERFDRRRNWMLNKFQSGLLKFYDWVIRTDTDELICVDPGQHGSLKQFLAAQTDHAVFATGLDLFENVDDTEMDAAKSVFDQRKSVVISGNYSKAWAVRDALPLMRHGVVIAQDGKQTHSYVFPTGVYLVHLKFSSMKELLAVNETRIALGRAELPGMPGFGWQKANSFANRFFEKAEKLEVQPWDEATKNAHNLILSDMKFSEKDGVIRSPGIPQIARTTLPDWFKDC; this is encoded by the coding sequence ATGAACGTATGTGCAATAACGATGGTGTACCGGGATTACTTTGCTCTTACCCAATGGGTCAGGCATTATTCCAAGCAAGTCGGTATCGAAAACCTTTTCATTGTGGCCCACGGCCATGATCCAAAGGTGAACGACATCGCCTCCGGTGCGAATATCTGGACAATTCCCAGGGACAACCTTGAACGGTTCGACCGAAGGCGCAATTGGATGCTGAACAAGTTCCAGTCTGGTTTGCTCAAGTTTTACGACTGGGTGATCAGAACGGATACGGACGAGTTGATTTGCGTCGATCCTGGTCAACATGGGTCGCTCAAGCAATTTCTGGCCGCCCAGACAGACCATGCAGTGTTTGCCACGGGCCTTGATTTGTTCGAGAACGTGGATGACACGGAGATGGACGCCGCAAAGTCGGTGTTTGATCAACGGAAGTCTGTCGTGATCAGCGGCAACTACAGCAAGGCGTGGGCGGTACGTGATGCTCTGCCCCTCATGAGGCATGGCGTCGTAATTGCTCAGGATGGAAAGCAGACACATTCCTATGTGTTTCCAACCGGCGTTTATCTGGTGCACCTCAAGTTCTCTTCAATGAAGGAACTATTGGCGGTAAACGAAACGCGGATCGCCTTGGGCCGGGCCGAATTACCCGGCATGCCGGGTTTTGGCTGGCAAAAGGCAAACAGTTTTGCAAACAGGTTCTTTGAAAAGGCTGAAAAGCTCGAGGTTCAGCCTTGGGATGAAGCCACAAAAAACGCACATAACTTGATCCTGTCGGATATGAAGTTCAGCGAGAAAGATGGAGTTATCCGGTCGCCCGGCATTCCACAGATCGCTCGGACAACGCTTCCGGATTGGTTCAAAGACTGCTGA
- the msrQ gene encoding protein-methionine-sulfoxide reductase heme-binding subunit MsrQ, producing the protein MLVDRINQAARKVPTWAVYIVSIIPVPVLLYMAQTGGLGREPVRALEHELGELALQLVIFGLCISPLRKFAGINLIKFRRAIGLISFAYVLLHLLVWAVLDVQSLDRVVADIIKRPYITIGMAAFVLMIPLAFTSNNTSVRWLGPAWRKLHLLTYPIAILSSVHFIWLSKGFQLEPLVYLTVILGLLALRVPALVKKVAA; encoded by the coding sequence ATGCTGGTGGACCGGATCAACCAGGCGGCCCGAAAGGTCCCCACATGGGCAGTATATATAGTGTCCATCATTCCGGTCCCCGTACTCCTATATATGGCCCAAACGGGGGGCCTGGGCCGCGAGCCTGTTCGCGCCCTCGAACACGAGCTGGGCGAGTTGGCCCTACAGCTTGTGATTTTCGGCTTGTGCATCTCGCCCCTGCGCAAGTTTGCAGGGATCAACCTGATCAAGTTCCGGCGTGCGATTGGCCTGATCTCGTTTGCCTACGTCCTGCTGCATCTGCTGGTCTGGGCGGTGCTTGATGTGCAATCGCTGGACCGCGTTGTCGCTGACATTATCAAGCGACCCTACATCACGATCGGAATGGCCGCGTTTGTTCTGATGATCCCGCTCGCGTTTACATCGAACAATACGTCCGTCCGCTGGCTGGGACCTGCATGGCGCAAGCTGCACCTGCTGACCTACCCCATTGCGATTCTGTCGTCTGTGCACTTCATCTGGCTGAGCAAAGGCTTTCAGTTGGAGCCGCTGGTGTATCTGACGGTGATTTTGGGGCTATTGGCGCTGCGCGTCCCTGCGCTGGTCAAGAAAGTGGCAGCCTGA
- the msrP gene encoding protein-methionine-sulfoxide reductase catalytic subunit MsrP has protein sequence MAHRWKNTLTRADATPLAAYMNRRQIMAGAMGLGLIGAAGMARSEETEELVPNSWEDITQYNNFYEFGTGKGDPARNAHTLTTEPWTVVIDGLVDNPGDYSMAQIMEAMTIEERIYRFRCVEAWSMVIPWNGFELADLLTLAGVQPEGKYVAFETALRPDEMPGVRFPVLDWPYVEGLRLDEAMHPLTMMATGIYGKTIPNQNGAPMRLVVPWKYGFKSIKSIVRITVTEDEPPTSWNKANGREYGFYSNVNPTVDHPRWSQASERLVGGGLFAKRQPTLMFNGYEEDVASLYEGMDLRANY, from the coding sequence ATGGCCCATCGTTGGAAAAACACCCTTACGCGTGCTGATGCGACGCCGCTTGCGGCGTATATGAATCGTCGGCAGATCATGGCGGGGGCGATGGGTTTGGGCCTGATCGGTGCTGCGGGCATGGCACGCAGCGAGGAGACCGAGGAGTTGGTGCCCAATTCCTGGGAAGACATCACCCAGTACAACAACTTCTACGAGTTCGGGACCGGCAAAGGGGATCCGGCGCGCAATGCGCATACCCTGACCACGGAGCCGTGGACTGTTGTCATTGATGGTCTGGTCGACAATCCCGGCGACTATTCGATGGCGCAGATCATGGAAGCGATGACAATAGAAGAGCGCATCTATCGTTTCCGCTGTGTCGAGGCGTGGTCGATGGTGATTCCGTGGAACGGGTTTGAGTTGGCTGATCTGTTGACCCTTGCCGGTGTGCAGCCCGAGGGCAAATACGTCGCCTTTGAAACCGCACTGCGCCCCGACGAGATGCCGGGCGTTCGCTTTCCGGTTCTGGACTGGCCCTATGTCGAGGGGTTGCGCCTGGACGAAGCCATGCATCCGCTGACGATGATGGCCACCGGGATCTATGGCAAGACAATCCCGAACCAGAACGGCGCCCCCATGCGTTTGGTGGTGCCGTGGAAATACGGGTTCAAGTCGATCAAGTCGATTGTCCGCATCACCGTGACGGAAGACGAGCCTCCCACCAGCTGGAACAAGGCGAACGGGCGTGAATATGGCTTCTATAGTAATGTGAACCCAACTGTGGATCACCCGCGGTGGAGCCAGGCAAGTGAACGCCTGGTTGGCGGGGGCCTCTTTGCCAAGCGACAGCCGACGCTGATGTTCAACGGTTACGAAGAAGACGTGGCCAGCCTGTATGAAGGCATGGATCTGCGCGCGAACTACTGA
- a CDS encoding FMN-binding glutamate synthase family protein produces the protein MVLGFFFVIGLTVAAAVVMFVVDRAQTHDAIRRNYPVIGRFRHLFSALGEFFRQYFFAMDREELPFNRAQREWIKRAGEGVSNTVAFGSTRNLNVAGTPIFVNAAFPPLEDQFARTAPMVIGEGARIPFTARSFFNISGMSYGAISKPAVRALSRGAKQAGIWLNTGEGGISPYHLEGGCDIVFQIGTAKFGVRDEDGNLSDDKLREVAAHKQVRMFEIKLAQGAKPGKGGILPGAKVTKEIAQIRGLRVGQDGISPNRHAEVDDWDDLLDLIAHIRDVTGKPVGIKTVIGAEAPIADLFAAINARGAESAPDFITVDGGEGGTGAAPMPLIDLVGMSIREALVSVVDLRDQAGLKDRIRVVASGKLVNPGDVAWALAAGADFVTTARGFMFSLGCIQALKCNKNTCPTGITTHDKRFQKGLVVKDKEKRVTLYARDLIHEVETIAHSVGVAEPRMMRRRHVRIVQDDGRSRPLNEITPSYNPVTRP, from the coding sequence ATGGTCCTCGGCTTTTTCTTTGTCATCGGACTGACGGTGGCGGCGGCCGTTGTTATGTTTGTCGTCGACAGGGCCCAGACCCACGATGCCATCCGGCGGAACTATCCGGTCATCGGGCGTTTTCGCCATTTGTTTTCGGCGCTGGGCGAATTTTTCCGCCAGTACTTCTTTGCCATGGACCGCGAGGAACTGCCTTTCAATCGCGCCCAACGCGAATGGATCAAGCGCGCGGGCGAGGGCGTGAGCAACACGGTGGCCTTTGGATCGACCCGAAACCTGAATGTCGCGGGCACACCGATCTTCGTGAACGCCGCATTCCCGCCTTTGGAGGATCAGTTCGCGCGCACAGCACCCATGGTCATCGGGGAGGGCGCGCGCATCCCTTTCACCGCGCGGTCGTTTTTCAACATCTCGGGCATGAGCTATGGCGCTATTTCCAAACCGGCTGTCCGGGCCCTGAGCCGGGGCGCGAAACAGGCGGGCATATGGCTGAACACGGGCGAGGGCGGTATCAGCCCGTATCATCTGGAGGGCGGGTGCGACATCGTCTTTCAGATCGGCACGGCCAAGTTCGGCGTTCGGGACGAGGACGGGAACCTGAGCGACGACAAGCTGCGCGAGGTGGCCGCGCATAAACAGGTGCGGATGTTCGAGATCAAGTTGGCGCAAGGGGCCAAGCCCGGAAAGGGTGGAATCTTGCCCGGTGCAAAGGTCACCAAGGAGATTGCGCAGATTCGTGGCCTGCGCGTGGGGCAGGACGGCATTTCACCGAACCGCCACGCAGAGGTGGACGATTGGGACGACCTGCTGGACCTGATCGCACACATCCGCGACGTGACCGGCAAACCTGTCGGCATCAAGACCGTCATCGGGGCCGAAGCCCCGATTGCGGATCTTTTTGCCGCGATCAATGCGCGCGGCGCCGAAAGCGCGCCTGACTTCATTACCGTGGACGGGGGCGAGGGCGGGACGGGGGCGGCGCCGATGCCCCTGATTGATCTGGTGGGCATGTCCATCAGAGAAGCCCTGGTATCTGTTGTGGATTTGCGCGATCAGGCGGGGCTGAAGGACCGCATTCGCGTTGTCGCCTCGGGCAAGCTGGTGAACCCGGGCGATGTGGCCTGGGCGCTGGCGGCGGGGGCCGATTTCGTGACAACCGCCCGCGGGTTCATGTTCAGCCTTGGCTGTATTCAGGCATTGAAGTGCAACAAGAACACGTGCCCCACCGGCATCACCACCCATGACAAGCGGTTCCAGAAGGGATTGGTCGTGAAGGACAAGGAAAAGCGGGTGACCCTTTATGCCCGCGATCTGATCCACGAGGTCGAGACCATTGCCCATTCCGTGGGTGTGGCCGAACCACGGATGATGCGCCGCCGCCATGTGCGCATCGTGCAGGATGATGGCAGGTCCCGCCCGCTGAATGAAATCACCCCGAGTTACAACCCGGTGACAAGGCCGTGA
- a CDS encoding fasciclin domain-containing protein produces MIRKTLLATVATAAFATAAIAGSAKKDIVDTAVSAGSFETLVAAVQAAGLVDTLKGDGPFTVFAPTDEAFAALPEGTVEELLKPENKDQLTAILTYHVVPGKVMSTDLQDDMEATTVQGESVTIDLDNGVQVEEATVVSADIETSNGVIHVIDTVILPEGNS; encoded by the coding sequence ATGATCCGCAAGACACTTCTGGCCACAGTCGCCACCGCCGCTTTCGCAACCGCCGCCATCGCCGGTTCGGCGAAAAAGGACATCGTTGACACCGCCGTCAGCGCCGGATCCTTCGAAACACTGGTGGCCGCCGTGCAAGCCGCCGGTCTGGTCGACACGCTGAAAGGCGACGGCCCGTTCACCGTTTTCGCACCCACAGACGAAGCGTTCGCCGCCCTGCCCGAAGGTACGGTCGAAGAGCTGCTGAAACCCGAGAACAAGGACCAGCTGACTGCAATCCTGACTTACCACGTTGTCCCGGGCAAAGTGATGTCGACCGATCTGCAGGACGACATGGAAGCCACCACCGTCCAGGGTGAGTCCGTGACCATCGACCTCGACAACGGCGTGCAGGTCGAAGAAGCGACCGTCGTGTCCGCAGACATCGAAACGTCGAACGGCGTGATCCACGTCATCGACACAGTGATTCTGCCCGAAGGCAACAGCTAA
- a CDS encoding calcium-binding protein gives MPTDYVEDTSFPNGTDRPYTESFNGGVPIDFQIGDTVSGNVGVRYLGGPDNQDQISFNVQAGVAYGFEVTVQKSGSDVRIAIGEDSVEIPFTEPEGKYTFTLGLPYDANGIGALSISAGSSVNYTFTVLEVIYPDPSEGDDYIVGNMTSDRVDLLGGNDTYVALGGSDIVIGGLGNDSIDGVCGNDTLEGDDGSDTLIGGNGSDVLFGGADNDLLDGGNQEDRLDGGAGNDTLIGEKGDDTLVGGEGDDDINGGKDNDSMTGGTGADIFRFSHGDGQDTISDFTRGEDLIDLTVLGIWDIMQLTVQDLGSGVRVNTGNGNYIELTGLTTRDLTNDDFMLVDPPVTTTTDGADDITGTGAADMFLGGDGADRLRGEGGRDTLDGGSGRDTIYGGAGPDGINGGSGQDVLYGGLGADTILGGADNDRLYGDEGADVLDGGNANDRLYGGEGSDVLTGENGNDKLYGEGGRDNLMGGAGKDTLEGGAGRDTLDGGQGDDILTGGADADLFVFSDDRTRADTITDFNANVDVIDLTALGFSSLADVGFVQQGDDVFARFSDRDSLLLLDVDLADLNAMNVLVGGPAVPVGAKRDDVVGPSVADVEDVFIF, from the coding sequence ATGCCGACCGATTACGTTGAAGACACGTCATTTCCGAACGGCACGGACAGGCCCTACACCGAATCCTTTAACGGCGGTGTTCCCATCGATTTTCAGATCGGAGACACGGTCAGCGGCAACGTCGGAGTGCGGTATTTGGGAGGCCCCGACAACCAAGACCAAATATCCTTCAACGTTCAAGCCGGTGTTGCTTATGGTTTCGAAGTGACCGTTCAAAAATCCGGGTCAGACGTGCGCATCGCGATCGGAGAAGACAGCGTTGAAATACCTTTTACAGAACCAGAGGGCAAATACACGTTCACACTCGGCCTGCCCTACGACGCAAACGGCATAGGTGCGTTAAGCATAAGTGCTGGGTCGTCCGTAAACTACACCTTCACGGTCCTGGAAGTCATCTACCCCGACCCGTCCGAAGGCGACGACTATATCGTCGGCAATATGACGTCTGACCGTGTGGACCTGCTGGGCGGCAACGACACCTATGTGGCGCTTGGCGGCTCCGATATTGTGATCGGCGGCCTGGGCAACGACAGCATCGACGGTGTCTGCGGCAACGACACGCTAGAAGGAGACGACGGCAGCGATACCCTGATCGGGGGCAACGGGAGCGATGTGCTGTTCGGCGGCGCGGACAACGACCTGCTTGATGGCGGCAACCAAGAGGACAGGCTGGACGGCGGCGCGGGCAACGACACCCTGATTGGTGAAAAAGGCGACGACACGCTGGTCGGTGGCGAAGGCGACGACGATATCAACGGCGGCAAGGACAACGACAGCATGACCGGCGGCACCGGGGCGGATATCTTCCGCTTCAGCCACGGCGATGGTCAGGACACCATCAGCGACTTCACCCGGGGCGAGGACCTGATCGACCTTACCGTTCTGGGCATCTGGGACATCATGCAACTGACCGTTCAGGATCTTGGGTCGGGCGTGCGCGTCAACACCGGCAACGGCAACTATATCGAACTGACGGGCCTGACGACCCGCGACCTGACAAATGACGATTTCATGCTGGTGGACCCACCCGTCACCACCACCACCGATGGCGCCGACGACATCACCGGCACGGGCGCGGCCGACATGTTTCTGGGCGGCGATGGCGCCGACCGGTTGCGGGGCGAAGGCGGGCGCGACACGCTGGATGGCGGATCAGGCCGCGACACGATTTATGGCGGCGCAGGGCCGGACGGCATCAATGGCGGATCGGGTCAGGACGTCCTTTACGGCGGACTGGGCGCAGACACCATTCTGGGTGGGGCCGACAATGACCGGCTCTATGGTGACGAAGGCGCGGATGTTCTGGACGGCGGCAATGCCAATGACCGCCTGTACGGCGGCGAAGGGTCGGACGTGCTGACAGGCGAAAACGGCAACGACAAACTGTATGGCGAAGGCGGGCGCGACAACCTGATGGGCGGCGCGGGCAAGGACACGTTGGAAGGCGGGGCAGGACGCGACACGCTGGACGGTGGGCAGGGCGATGACATCCTGACCGGCGGCGCGGACGCGGACTTGTTTGTCTTCTCGGACGACAGGACACGCGCAGACACAATCACCGACTTCAACGCAAATGTGGACGTGATCGACCTGACGGCTCTTGGTTTCTCCAGCCTCGCCGATGTCGGCTTTGTCCAGCAAGGTGACGATGTGTTTGCCCGGTTCAGCGACCGCGACTCACTTCTTCTGCTGGATGTCGACCTGGCCGACCTGAACGCCATGAACGTGCTGGTCGGCGGACCGGCGGTGCCGGTCGGCGCGAAACGGGACGACGTCGTTGGCCCATCGGTCGCGGATGTCGAGGATGTTTTCATCTTCTGA